Genomic window (Apis cerana isolate GH-2021 linkage group LG1, AcerK_1.0, whole genome shotgun sequence):
tcttcaaaaagtgATTAAAGAAACTTAcagtgaattttattattatttttcacagtTTATTACGTATTGTATGACATCACATTATCATTAGTGTACAGATCATTACAGtctttcttaataattctataaaagattcgaaaatatttaaatccatttttatatgtaggaatattttaaattgaatttttagaaatatacgaTAATTACAGATATTCTTTGAAGTCATTCCTCGAAACTTCTGTTCAATAACTATTCTCGGAATCTATATATCGTTACATCATGTTATATAACAAGCAAAATATtcctataaaaattgttatataaaaatttctctttcgctCTTTTTAATTGCTTGTGTTGTGATTATAGACGCTTATTTTTGCAACATTTttaacggaaaaaaaaaatcttttctacagtcaaatatttaataacttggcaatttttttgttttcatcttGAATAACACGGACGCAACGCTTGTTGATTAACGAAATCAGAGATCGGAACAGGTATAATACACGTGAACGAGGCTCGAATGTCACCAAGCGGCCTTTCACGGTGTAATAAACATTCTTTCAAACAGGAGAAAAGTACAATGTTGCTGTGAacgattatcaatttatattacgatTCGCATTAAATCTTCtcttttatgaaattcaaCACCAatagatttcaaatttaaattcgtctGCCCTTTTCAActctgaaaattataataaaatattcgattatgtttaaaatttttatctcgctATTTATCTCGTATTTACATagttatatttatcgatactttttttctccAGTTTAATCTCcgtaaaatcttaaatatttcctcTCTAATCTATTTTCAGTCTgttcgaaaaagaataaatcgaaGATAGTCCAATCAAgtcattaaaaaacataaacttGTTCAGGACAAGTCAatctttcttgaaattttttcagcCATGATGGAGCTAGTTCGCGTGACTTAGACTTTCGTCCTGTACTTGTAATGTTGCGGTCATAAATAAACTAATCGTATTGAGGTTTCTGCCAAGGTAATcaggaaaattataataaaatattaaagaaaacttCGAAATTTCCTCGATTCATTTCACAGCAAAAATATTCGCACTCTTTAAATTATACGTTACGAATTCAAcgtatattttaagttttacttatgaaacgttttaaatttcatattttcttgcactttttttaagattatgttTCGtcttttgaaatagaaaatttagcAATTCCTCGTTAAAtaaattccttatttttttaaaaaaattgttagctgtttttttgaaattattagttaaaaaagCAAGTTGAAACGAAAAGAGGTCCACAGATTATCGTGGTTTTAAAGTGGTTACACATGCTACTCCACGAATAGCGGAAGTAGCAAGCCGGAAATGTATCATGTGATCTTTTTTAGAGAACCCGTTCACGGGTTGGCGTGCACGAACTTTAGGTGTAATTCTAATCATTTTTTCCGTTTTATTCACCTCGCTCATGCTACATCGACGCACGTATTACACTAAAAAAGTTGAAGACTTCTTCGTACTACaacttttattcaatttcaattagcCAATTAAAGTTTATGTAACTTGGAACGTATGATAGTCACTttcgaacaaaataaatttcgatgttaaattaatttcaaaaaattcaatttattcgaaaaaaaaaagaaatgctcGTCTAATAAAACTTTGTGCGaaatatttgtagaaaaattttgataaaaattattattgttgcacaaaatatttttatggttTTTAGGGTGTTgaggaaacaatttttctcttacgtttttttttttttttgaaatgttatataaatagcaCGTATGTTTTGTGAGAGTTTAAACGTGAATTGAAATGTGAGAATTTAGTTTTCTTCCATATGGTAAAGCTTGGATTTGCTTCATCCCCATCATCGTCGAATTCTATTTTCAGATGCAATAGATAAACGgttctgaaaaaaagaaaaaaaagaaacaaagtaAGCAAAGATATAAGacgtcgatataaattttagtgagaaaaaaatttgaaagagaatagcaataaaatatattttaataattcgttatttataagaaaatgttGACTGAATTCATTATGTCCTCTTATCAGTGTAGTTGAGACAATAGAGCATCAAGTGAGTCACGAGACTTGACGATGGATAGGTTAGTTATCAAAAACATTGATATCTGAATGGTTAATGTACATACCGCGATATACTGTGCAATTTTGTACATTACTATTCATCAAAATTAGAAACTATTAACGAAAATGTGCAATATAGTGTTAACACATTCGTGAAACaccttttcaattttcagaaGCTAAAACAATGTGATATACAAAGATATCGAGCAATTtaagttttctttaatttcaatttcgtttgtaacttacagatatatataataaaatcgacaTATTTGCGTTCGTATTTGCTTTGGCTTCGAGCCAAAGATGTTTCACGAAACATATACATTttgtatatgttatattaatgcaAATAGATTCAAAGAAATGTGATTTATACATCGTTACGTCGTTTCACAATTGAACTTGTATTTTATTGAGTGATTTGTCGTATAAAGGATCATATGAATCTGTTAGGGTGAACATACGCAATCGCGTACAGTGACATCTAAGGCAATGCGATAAAAATTGTCAAGAGATCGGAAGTATCGTGGGCGGTAGTGGCAGCTCTCTACAATGCAGTTACACAATTACCATGTTTCTTCTTACGCAAGTCGAACGCTCCATCATTATCTATGTATCGAGGCCGTTGTGTAATAAAAACGTAGCACGTGATAATTTAAGGCAGTTTAGAACAAATTCTTCGATGCATAATTTTTACACGTTCcaaatctatttcaaaatcGAAAGTAGACAGACGGTGTGGTTCGTAAGTTTGCACgtgttaatttttagaaaaaaaaaattcacttaaaGTTCATATacgttttgtttatttttaaatgcaataaaGATCTTTTATCACGGCAACGATATTtacaaacgatatttttatccaatccTTTAAGCTCTACCTGCAATACAGTCTCTTCTCTTATAATGAGCACGACATACATGTGCACACGTATACATAAAATCGGTGTACAATGGGAACGACACGCATTCGAGCACCGCATTCTTGCATCGTATGAATCATTCCGCGAATAAAAAGACGATACTATTGCTTGCATCCGGCACaaattggtttttttttttttaagaatcgtTTCCTCCTTTATATACACTTATGCGTATGAAACTTtactttatgaattaatttctattttacataactttcaatttatattttattttgatttatatttacgaaagaaatgtttgaaatttgatgcttatttattttatatattttctataaggaatatttatttactttttttttttttttagaaatagattCGTGCGTATTAAGATCCGTTTAAAAACGAGTCCCAGataagatcaatttttttcctcctctatTCTTGTCTCTGCACACATCTGGTACAGTTAAAACTCGTTTTGTATGCAAGATTCATACAAAAGAAACGCTGTATTGATTGAGAATGGGCTACCGCAATTTGCCACaccgtaaattttatatatttcttttttcgccaTATTCGTCGGTCAACGATCTTCTGCCTTCCATTAATATTCTTCGAATGTCGACTAATATCCTGCAAGAAGGTGAAAGAATTTCCTTTCATAGCTGGCATTCTATAGGCGTAATCTTCAGCTTCTCTCTGAACTTTGAATAATATCCAACCATTATTATCctgaattttaaatcgtttataatattattaaattaaaacagttcaaataattcagccaaatttttttttgattttaccattattaaagaatacatctaaatgataatatattttccttccCGAATATAATATTGCGATCATAAAtcacaagaaatttttctttcttttctatcctCAGTTTatcaacatttaaaaattgatttcagtCGAAAAATGTGAATGCCACTTAACGATGGATTTATAGAGAtccacataatttttatattactttaataatctagaaaaggaataattaaCGATTATATTACAGTTTATATGCATAATAAGAAACAATTCCACGTATCTatctttgtaaaaaagaaaattaatcctAATCGttgtaattaaacgaaatatcgattataaacTTTCTCGATCGTACTTCTCACCGATTTCGCAAGATGTCGTTAATGAAGTTACGAACGATTACATTGACGCGAGTTAGCCATAATAGTAGGCGAACCTGTTAACgttttatatacgtatttttttttatctccttTCTCATCGAATTTCCGTTACCAATGTTGCACAAACAGTCCTAGTGGGCGAGTTTCCTGACAGAGTTCAACACCGGCAAGGTCGGTATGTTCAATCGTCCGGTTAAGATGCCTTGTAAGGAGGGACAGCGAGGCCGTTTCGTTCGAAAACGCTCCTTTCTTTCGGCCCTACATTCGTTTCTCGGAATCTATCGTTGTGTCGATCGTTGATCGCTGTGGGAAAAATGTATGTCGCGAGAAAGACACGACACGCAAGATACAGCATCGCGTTATATACGTGGTAAAAAGAAGTTTGGCAGGCACTCTTTCTCTCGATTATCTAGGTTATCTAGATTTGCTAGCATTGATGTTCAAATTGTGTACATACTTACCGACCATTGATAAACATACCtgctttcgtatttttatcctttcatCGCTAATATTTCTATCGTATCGCGTGCAACCTTGTTACTCATATTTacgtaataaatagaataaaatcaatttgttcTTCGTATATGATAAATAGGTTATGTAATTGAGCAGGCGCATActcaatgaatatatttattatttactgcTTGttattcgaagaagaaaataatttttctttttaatagttattattatttgagatatttcctttttcagGACCACAGAAATTTCTGCCACCGTTAGTTTACCATTGGCGGTTGGGACGATGTTTGGCGGCGTTACAAACGATCCTCGGTGTCGCGATTACTGTTCTATCATTATGGTTACTGCTTTGGGCACCTCATTTGCCAATCACGGATAATCCTTATTGGAGTGGAATGCCGGTaagtattcaataataatcgaCAATTTTCTTCCTAGAAGAAAAATCAACGAATCAATGGTcacccttttcttctttcatttgtaGTTATTACTTTCTGGTAGTTTTGGTATTTGCCTGTTGTGTTGTTTCAAGAAGGAATATCCTGGTATGAGCCCTGGATTCTGTCTCACGTCGACCAAGGTGATAATTCATTCACTtcgaatgaatatataaaatattttacttctaCACTGATATTTCATACAATCTtgcgtatttttatataatttatcgcaaacgtctatatttatttgattaaacaaTTATCTCTGTAACTTATGCTTCCTTTTAACGAGCTATTATTATAGCCTTACATAGCCTTTTCAATGTTTGAAAtatgttcttttttaaacaGGTAACTAGCGTATTTTTAGCTATTCTAGCAACAGTGACATGCTCCATCGCTTGCGTATTCTCTGCGATACACCTGGCGCGCTTAATGGGCCTGGAATGCAACCCAGCACGCGTGTTGAATGCTACTTGCGTGTGCAAGCCCCGGGAGAGCGCATCGAATTCCACCGAAACGGCAGTTAGATACATTGACCTGAACTGTCCCGAAGTCGAGAGTATCCTGACCATTCTTCTAATCTTTTCCATCACTTGCAACGCTCTTGGAGCCGTAGTGACTGGCTGGTACACTTATTTACATTGGAGCACCAGGCACAAAAGACCAAAGTACATGCAAGTCAGGACGAATCCGATCAGCGGGAACAATTTTCTGAGCAGTAGGCCAATATACAATCCAAATTTGAGCGAACGATGACAATCTTTAAACGATATCTCGTATCTTCGTTATTCCTCGTTAACAATGGACGATGGAACGTTTTAAACAAGTCTCGAATCGAATAACGACAGAGTTTCTCATGAAACTGGGCATGTGAACAGTAATAATGGATTTCATTCGGatttaaggaattttttttttttttaatgtaaaaaaggtTAATTATAAGAGGATTGATAACAAAGCATTAGTGTGTTTATTTATGAGAGA
Coding sequences:
- the LOC107997721 gene encoding uncharacterized protein LOC107997721 isoform X1, with the translated sequence MSDEVRAQPLDTTIYGGNIMQPDEEIQYAPRSRPVSFYDNFKDVPMVTPCVTSALSADNLNQIRDNGINSSMATANNNNNNRVNSAVSTGNVTKIQNPKVTGAVSTGNIGKICRLEKEKELGRAPSMANCLSTTVPVNLAASQIAGRHTPTRNSLRHSRMIVLHRSGHRPQKFLPPLVYHWRLGRCLAALQTILGVAITVLSLWLLLWAPHLPITDNPYWSGMPLLLSGSFGICLLCCFKKEYPGMSPGFCLTSTKVTSVFLAILATVTCSIACVFSAIHLARLMGLECNPARVLNATCVCKPRESASNSTETAVRYIDLNCPEVESILTILLIFSITCNALGAVVTGWYTYLHWSTRHKRPKYMQVRTNPISGNNFLSSRPIYNPNLSER
- the LOC107997721 gene encoding sarcospan isoform X3, producing the protein MVTPCVTSALSADNLNQIRDNGINSSMATANNNNNNRVNSAVSTGNVTKIQNPKVTGAVSTGNIGKICRLEKEKELGRAPSMANCLSTTVPVNLAASQIAGRHTPTRNSLRHSRMIVLHRSGHRPQKFLPPLVYHWRLGRCLAALQTILGVAITVLSLWLLLWAPHLPITDNPYWSGMPLLLSGSFGICLLCCFKKEYPGMSPGFCLTSTKVTSVFLAILATVTCSIACVFSAIHLARLMGLECNPARVLNATCVCKPRESASNSTETAVRYIDLNCPEVESILTILLIFSITCNALGAVVTGWYTYLHWSTRHKRPKYMQVRTNPISGNNFLSSRPIYNPNLSER
- the LOC107997721 gene encoding sarcospan isoform X2, producing MDVPMVTPCVTSALSADNLNQIRDNGINSSMATANNNNNNRVNSAVSTGNVTKIQNPKVTGAVSTGNIGKICRLEKEKELGRAPSMANCLSTTVPVNLAASQIAGRHTPTRNSLRHSRMIVLHRSGHRPQKFLPPLVYHWRLGRCLAALQTILGVAITVLSLWLLLWAPHLPITDNPYWSGMPLLLSGSFGICLLCCFKKEYPGMSPGFCLTSTKVTSVFLAILATVTCSIACVFSAIHLARLMGLECNPARVLNATCVCKPRESASNSTETAVRYIDLNCPEVESILTILLIFSITCNALGAVVTGWYTYLHWSTRHKRPKYMQVRTNPISGNNFLSSRPIYNPNLSER